CAGTATTCCAGTAAGCGTTGCTAAAACTGCTTCTCCTTCAACATGAGCTATTACTTCATCTTTTTCGACACTATCTCCGATGTCTTTTATAAGTTTTATCTCGCCTGCATTTGGACTATAGATTACTCTATCTTTCGCATGACCAGCTATATTTCCTGGAATACCTGTATTTGGCATGGCACTTCCACTGAAAATTACTCTTCCCAAGTTGTGACCTCTCATAGTCTCCACTATAGCATTTACATCTTGTCCAACTTCAAATCCCGGACCTAAGCCAATAACTATTGGTGCTAAGTCTATACGAGTTCCCAAATTTTTCTTAGCTAATATTGCATCTACAACTACATCGGGTTGTATGCTTTCTATACTCTTTCCTTTTGGATCGATTTTTACAGGAATTATTCCTTGATCCCAGCATTTTTCTATTTCTTCTATAGAGTCCACTAATCTAGCTCTATCACCTTCTATAACGACTTCTGATTCATAA
The Tissierellales bacterium DNA segment above includes these coding regions:
- the yqeB gene encoding selenium-dependent molybdenum cofactor biosynthesis protein YqeB, translated to MKNRTEQIVIMRGGGDVASGTIQKLHRCGFKVLVLEIAKPTAIRRKVSFSDVVYESEVVIEGDRARLVDSIEEIEKCWDQGIIPVKIDPKGKSIESIQPDVVVDAILAKKNLGTRIDLAPIVIGLGPGFEVGQDVNAIVETMRGHNLGRVIFSGSAMPNTGIPGNIAGHAKDRVIYSPNAGEIKLIKDIGDSVEKDEVIAHVEGEAVLATLTGILRGIIRDETVVFKGMKIGDVDPRLDQKENCYKISDKARNIAGGVLEAILSLDCKL